The following coding sequences lie in one Pseudomonas svalbardensis genomic window:
- a CDS encoding VRR-NUC domain-containing protein: MAVMQPPQTPQGCTNTSIEGTIKQAPLPNPDNKPYLMEKANYASRFPKLSIKKAKDGGVTALELKQLVMSGLIRADEYRWNFLWDYKAEVCFDMASLPPKPFLSSSWFGEDEKPDPLRRHTLFPFPKGSVKGLLRRPDVIIVKNRSIRWPGQAGPDHQGIAHPNNLERLVEVKFPGDVLGMAQREAYLDIAGGPNRFSVLEISDCRDDGDRERDRQYNREHKPTGEFNPLQWPVLLPPRNPDEPPRPAPLPVPAYGPAPTSRPAHVESWTQQVQEAVDGLLEQGAQGIRKLSQEVQQHLEDAATWLGVKGEWVRRESQKAWEWVSETGAQVIRWTDEQLRAIWKEVQRYTDITLDMLRQIDWVQVLIDLGIAVATVVIAFAIGAAFVAAGIPATIVAGLLVIVRLAQLSWALLASILGGAAVTAAVAAG, from the coding sequence ATGGCAGTCATGCAACCACCTCAAACGCCCCAGGGCTGTACTAACACCAGCATTGAAGGCACGATCAAACAGGCTCCACTGCCCAACCCGGACAACAAGCCTTACCTGATGGAAAAAGCGAATTACGCTTCGCGGTTTCCGAAGTTGTCTATCAAGAAAGCAAAGGACGGTGGTGTCACAGCTCTGGAGCTCAAACAACTTGTCATGAGTGGGTTGATCCGAGCAGACGAATATCGCTGGAATTTTCTCTGGGACTATAAAGCGGAAGTCTGCTTTGACATGGCATCCCTTCCACCCAAACCATTTCTCAGCTCCTCGTGGTTCGGCGAAGATGAGAAACCCGATCCATTGCGACGCCATACTTTATTTCCGTTTCCCAAAGGTTCGGTCAAAGGCTTACTGCGACGCCCGGACGTCATCATCGTAAAGAATCGGAGTATTCGCTGGCCGGGACAGGCCGGCCCTGATCATCAAGGTATTGCTCACCCGAATAATCTAGAACGTTTAGTGGAAGTGAAATTTCCAGGGGACGTGCTTGGAATGGCTCAGAGAGAGGCCTACTTAGACATCGCAGGAGGGCCGAACCGGTTCTCTGTTTTGGAAATTAGCGACTGCCGCGATGATGGTGATCGCGAACGAGATCGCCAGTACAACAGAGAGCACAAGCCAACCGGAGAATTTAATCCTCTACAATGGCCGGTGTTATTACCTCCCCGAAATCCTGATGAACCGCCAAGACCCGCGCCTCTTCCAGTCCCTGCGTATGGCCCAGCACCTACGTCCAGGCCTGCCCATGTTGAAAGCTGGACTCAACAAGTCCAAGAGGCTGTAGATGGCCTTCTGGAACAAGGAGCTCAAGGTATTCGGAAGCTCTCTCAGGAAGTACAACAACATCTCGAAGACGCCGCAACATGGCTTGGAGTCAAAGGTGAATGGGTGCGACGCGAATCGCAAAAAGCTTGGGAGTGGGTCAGCGAGACAGGGGCTCAGGTCATTCGCTGGACAGATGAGCAATTGAGAGCTATCTGGAAAGAAGTCCAACGCTATACAGACATAACTCTCGATATGCTTCGGCAGATCGATTGGGTACAGGTTTTGATCGACTTGGGGATCGCTGTAGCCACGGTAGTAATCGCGTTTGCCATTGGAGCCGCCTTTGTAGCAGCGGGTATTCCAGCAACCATTGTTGCCGGCTTATTGGTTATTGTGCGCCTGGCTCAGCTTTCATGGGCCTTGTTAGCCAGCATTTTGGGTGGTGCCGCCGTTACTGCAGCAGTTGCTGCCGGATAG
- a CDS encoding type VI immunity family protein produces the protein MNSLEKLTHQAPNLAFELPDNTPVVRLGLIATVYFKEGYLLENKKKVMECFDRFKEEFGQHLKGQFDGRYKKLTNESFKKTTMKILGTDSNEQYEWHISSAPTASEAAEYSLSALNSFEVHGDQKRSYLKITLPWALLQEADGAARYQNWLVYLCNQVRAEHGYGGLSSVLPYDFDSYMPMEFQLAQQFSGLEVDSMVHNFKRELLDHIKGVNWYTVLGKQFVERLGGEDRLRHAFGGRGDVEVLRYENGLIIRAGDLPQLGAENEQLPSAYVAVNRVVKSLRIPNPDQLHTYSPYGNCFEEGSTARWYARFDQEDSQSKAPARLEAGQPCSVAGYWFSPAQSDSRRYFTQGEILPSFSGSSWGDTLWYWSGEK, from the coding sequence ATGAATTCGTTGGAAAAATTGACTCACCAAGCCCCAAATTTAGCCTTTGAATTGCCGGATAACACACCAGTCGTAAGGCTTGGACTGATCGCTACTGTGTATTTCAAAGAAGGCTATTTGCTTGAAAACAAGAAAAAAGTCATGGAGTGCTTCGACCGTTTCAAGGAAGAGTTCGGCCAACACCTGAAAGGGCAATTTGATGGTCGCTATAAGAAACTGACAAACGAAAGTTTCAAAAAAACGACTATGAAGATTCTTGGAACTGATTCGAACGAACAATATGAGTGGCACATCAGTAGCGCTCCGACCGCAAGTGAGGCCGCTGAATACAGCCTTTCAGCATTGAACTCTTTTGAAGTCCATGGCGACCAGAAGCGCTCGTATTTGAAGATCACTTTGCCTTGGGCTTTGCTGCAGGAAGCTGACGGTGCCGCTCGATATCAGAACTGGCTGGTTTACCTTTGTAACCAGGTTAGGGCTGAACATGGTTATGGCGGCCTGTCCAGCGTTCTACCCTATGACTTCGATAGCTACATGCCTATGGAATTTCAGCTTGCTCAGCAGTTCTCCGGACTTGAAGTAGATTCTATGGTACACAACTTTAAGCGAGAACTACTTGATCACATTAAGGGGGTGAACTGGTACACCGTTCTTGGAAAGCAGTTTGTGGAGCGGCTCGGGGGCGAAGACCGACTACGTCATGCTTTTGGTGGGCGTGGCGATGTAGAAGTATTGAGATACGAGAACGGACTGATCATCCGTGCGGGTGACCTCCCCCAGTTGGGCGCAGAAAATGAACAGCTTCCCTCTGCCTATGTGGCGGTCAATCGAGTCGTAAAATCGTTGCGCATCCCTAATCCAGATCAACTGCACACCTACTCCCCTTATGGAAACTGCTTCGAAGAAGGCAGCACAGCCCGCTGGTACGCTCGCTTCGACCAAGAAGATAGTCAATCAAAAGCTCCCGCACGCCTTGAGGCCGGTCAGCCATGCAGCGTGGCAGGTTACTGGTTCAGTCCAGCTCAATCCGACTCCCGACGTTATTTCACTCAGGGAGAAATCCTGCCGAGTTTCAGCGGCTCAAGCTGGGGCGATACGCTTTGGTATTGGTCGGGTGAGAAGTAA
- a CDS encoding histone-like nucleoid-structuring protein, MvaT/MvaU family — MSKLAEFRQLEKHLAEQLEALEALKGDAGLKAEIEFETKLHALLAKYGFSLKDIVNLLDPKAGRRAPAAESKSTTRKPRQVKVYKNPESGEVVETKGGNHKTLKEWKAQFGADTVESWLTK; from the coding sequence ATGTCCAAGCTCGCAGAGTTCCGCCAGCTCGAAAAACACCTAGCTGAACAGCTTGAAGCACTCGAAGCCCTGAAAGGTGACGCGGGCTTGAAGGCTGAAATCGAATTCGAAACAAAGCTCCATGCCTTATTGGCGAAGTACGGCTTCAGCTTAAAAGACATCGTCAACCTACTTGATCCAAAGGCAGGTCGTCGCGCACCCGCTGCTGAGTCGAAGAGCACCACTCGCAAGCCACGCCAGGTGAAGGTCTACAAGAATCCAGAATCTGGCGAAGTTGTAGAAACCAAAGGCGGCAACCATAAAACGTTGAAAGAGTGGAAAGCACAATTTGGTGCGGACACGGTCGAGTCTTGGCTGACCAAGTGA
- the ycaC gene encoding isochorismate family cysteine hydrolase YcaC: MSNATYNRLNKDDAVVLMIDHQTGLISLVQDFSPNEFKNNVLALADVAKFFELPTVLTTSFEQGPNGPLVPELKEMFPDAPYIARPGQINAWDNEDFVKAIKATGRKQLIIAGVVTDVCVTFPTLSALAEGFEVFVVTDSSGTFNTTVQQAAWNRMTQAGAQMMNWFSVACELQGDWRNDIEGLGNLLSQRIPNYRNLMNSYSALAARQA, encoded by the coding sequence ATGAGCAACGCCACTTACAACCGCCTGAACAAAGACGACGCCGTAGTGTTGATGATCGACCACCAGACCGGTCTGATCTCGCTGGTGCAGGACTTCTCGCCCAACGAGTTCAAAAACAACGTGCTGGCCCTGGCTGACGTGGCCAAGTTCTTCGAACTGCCAACCGTCCTGACCACCAGCTTCGAACAAGGCCCCAATGGCCCACTGGTACCAGAGCTCAAGGAAATGTTTCCAGATGCGCCTTACATTGCCCGTCCTGGGCAGATCAACGCCTGGGACAACGAAGACTTCGTCAAGGCGATCAAGGCGACCGGTCGCAAACAGCTGATCATCGCCGGCGTGGTGACCGACGTTTGCGTGACCTTCCCGACGCTGTCGGCCCTGGCTGAAGGGTTTGAAGTGTTCGTGGTCACGGATTCTTCCGGCACCTTCAACACCACCGTGCAACAGGCGGCGTGGAACCGCATGACGCAAGCCGGTGCGCAAATGATGAACTGGTTCTCGGTAGCCTGCGAGTTGCAGGGCGACTGGCGCAACGACATCGAAGGCCTGGGCAACCTGCTGTCCCAGCGCATTCCGAACTATCGCAACCTGATGAACAGCTACTCGGCATTAGCAGCGCGCCAAGCTTAA
- a CDS encoding DUF3732 domain-containing protein: MKCYVQYIGVVDSDHNVHHVPFEPGLNIVTGKSSKGKSAILDIFDYCLGSSEDTIPEGIITDRAKTFFTVLRFPSMAVVAGRAVASNRCFLREISGQAVDNVLQLIEDVDTFFTSNFYQPKADFLKSLGRYFGVTLENIDTDPLQQEMTGKWSATPSVRSFPSFMLQHQNLVANRHAVFYRFEEKRKRDQAIDHFKIFMDIVGEDYFDLAKLRTEALYELKRAKAQIPKQDKIKEDYLSDFATLLKEYEAFAGMPLTELTPEEILAKPKPALERLTGLSVRVDGQSSAFETRRTELREQKAVLMASIQKALNTRYLLKVSTQQASGFAESVTALPIPTTTNLEHAACPVCASQSDVAEDEANKLSAAIHWLNGELKVSTYAREGFGEESRAIDEEIKKLRKELALVEKALKPLDDEADRLEKSKSADGAAQKAKIKLELAIEKRIANPPSEATGMADFWQKEVDRFDGLMSQYDVESKLWALQNDINKKMKTFGKDFDFEETYKTGSLKFDVETFDLWHERPIAGGHFKKVFLRSMGSGANWLYSHLTLFMALHYQFAAYPKCKVPPILFLDQPTQVYFPSTDDSDAFKADDLRGDRKTAKTVDEDVDAVSKMFTNLARFCDVTLKETGVMPQIIVCDHADKLPLQGNYVFENFVRARWRTKGLIAE, encoded by the coding sequence ATGAAGTGTTACGTACAATACATCGGTGTCGTGGACAGTGATCATAACGTCCACCACGTCCCCTTTGAGCCTGGTCTCAATATTGTGACCGGCAAGTCCTCCAAAGGTAAAAGTGCGATCCTCGACATTTTTGATTACTGCCTGGGGAGCTCCGAGGACACGATCCCGGAGGGTATTATCACGGATCGTGCGAAGACATTTTTTACCGTGCTGCGTTTCCCGAGCATGGCGGTTGTCGCGGGGCGAGCGGTGGCCAGCAACCGGTGTTTTCTACGCGAGATTTCCGGGCAGGCGGTGGACAATGTGCTCCAGCTCATCGAAGACGTGGATACGTTCTTCACTTCTAATTTCTACCAACCCAAGGCCGACTTCCTTAAGAGCCTAGGGCGCTACTTCGGTGTCACGCTGGAGAACATCGACACAGATCCGCTGCAGCAGGAGATGACCGGCAAGTGGAGCGCCACACCTTCGGTGCGCAGCTTCCCGTCGTTTATGCTGCAGCATCAGAACCTGGTGGCCAACCGGCATGCGGTTTTCTACCGGTTCGAAGAGAAGCGCAAACGTGACCAGGCAATTGATCACTTCAAGATCTTCATGGATATCGTTGGGGAGGATTACTTCGATCTTGCGAAGCTCCGTACCGAGGCCCTGTATGAGCTCAAGCGTGCTAAGGCTCAGATACCAAAGCAGGACAAGATCAAGGAAGATTACCTTTCTGACTTCGCAACCTTGTTGAAGGAGTACGAAGCGTTCGCCGGTATGCCGCTGACAGAACTCACACCTGAGGAAATATTGGCGAAGCCCAAGCCAGCGTTGGAGCGCCTCACAGGTCTCTCTGTCAGAGTTGATGGCCAGTCCAGTGCTTTTGAAACCAGGCGGACTGAACTGCGCGAGCAGAAAGCCGTACTGATGGCCAGTATTCAGAAGGCGCTCAATACTCGCTATCTGCTGAAAGTATCTACTCAGCAGGCGTCGGGTTTCGCGGAATCAGTGACCGCGTTGCCCATCCCTACGACGACCAACCTTGAACACGCGGCCTGTCCCGTTTGCGCATCGCAATCGGATGTGGCTGAGGACGAAGCCAACAAATTGTCGGCAGCGATCCACTGGCTGAATGGTGAGCTCAAGGTCTCGACCTACGCGCGGGAAGGGTTCGGTGAGGAGAGCCGGGCGATTGATGAAGAGATCAAAAAGCTTCGCAAGGAACTCGCGCTCGTAGAGAAGGCGCTGAAGCCCCTAGACGATGAAGCGGATCGGCTGGAGAAATCAAAGTCTGCCGATGGCGCCGCTCAGAAGGCCAAAATCAAGCTCGAGCTCGCCATTGAAAAGCGCATCGCGAATCCCCCATCCGAGGCAACGGGTATGGCGGATTTCTGGCAAAAAGAAGTTGATAGGTTTGATGGGCTTATGTCCCAGTACGACGTTGAGTCAAAGCTGTGGGCACTTCAGAACGATATCAACAAAAAAATGAAAACCTTCGGAAAGGACTTCGACTTCGAGGAAACCTATAAAACGGGCTCTTTAAAATTTGACGTAGAAACCTTCGATCTTTGGCATGAGCGGCCCATCGCTGGTGGCCACTTCAAAAAGGTATTCCTGCGCTCGATGGGCAGCGGAGCCAACTGGTTGTATTCGCATTTGACACTGTTCATGGCGCTGCACTATCAGTTTGCGGCTTATCCCAAATGTAAGGTGCCGCCGATCCTATTCCTTGATCAGCCGACACAGGTCTATTTTCCCTCAACAGATGATTCTGATGCATTCAAAGCAGATGATCTGCGTGGGGATAGAAAGACTGCCAAGACTGTCGACGAGGATGTAGACGCTGTTTCGAAGATGTTCACCAACCTGGCCAGATTCTGCGATGTGACGCTCAAAGAAACCGGCGTCATGCCGCAGATTATCGTGTGCGACCACGCCGATAAGTTGCCGCTGCAGGGCAACTATGTCTTTGAGAATTTCGTTCGCGCTCGGTGGAGAACCAAGGGCCTGATCGCGGAGTAA
- a CDS encoding three component ABC system middle component — MTTQVSDHLYTLHRTPFALAPVIQSFYQHWEPVEKDVLLSYLILPLVTYKPMHAFLHRARRDSSLRTMASDSERLIGLALRVEEFKPITNASLLILAAEKSLEITSELSVRSLQKPQSVNSDKSLLRYSQKLAMVLSGENVVSIYRMLGLKSL, encoded by the coding sequence ATGACCACTCAAGTCTCTGATCACCTGTATACCTTGCACAGAACACCTTTTGCGCTCGCGCCTGTTATCCAGAGCTTCTATCAGCACTGGGAGCCGGTCGAAAAGGATGTACTGCTCAGCTACCTGATCCTTCCCCTCGTCACCTACAAGCCGATGCATGCCTTCCTGCACAGGGCGCGACGGGACAGTTCACTTCGGACGATGGCCTCAGACTCGGAAAGGCTCATTGGGTTGGCCCTTCGTGTTGAGGAGTTCAAGCCGATCACCAACGCTTCCTTGCTTATCCTGGCCGCTGAAAAAAGTCTGGAAATCACGTCCGAGCTGTCCGTTCGATCGCTCCAGAAGCCGCAGTCGGTCAACTCGGATAAGTCGTTGCTGAGGTACAGCCAGAAACTGGCCATGGTGCTGTCTGGCGAAAACGTTGTTTCAATTTACAGGATGTTGGGGCTCAAATCGCTATGA